The sequence AAGCATGGATCCGATTCTTTTCCAGCTTGACTTCTCCCAGCTGGCGACCTTCAATTTCGTCGTCGTCCTCCTGGCATTCCTCTTTGTCGACCTCTTTGATACGATCGGCACGCTGATCGGCGTTTCCGCCAAAGCAAACATGCTCGACAAGAACGGCAAGCTCCCGCACATTAAGGGCGCCCTGATGGCTGACGCTGTCGCTACGGCAGGCGGCGCACTGCTGGGTGTTTCCACAACAACGACTTACGTAGAATCTGCAGCAGGCGTTTCTGAAGGCGGCAGAACGGGTCTGACGGCTGTCACCGTTTCCATCCTGTTCCTGCTTTCTCTCTTCTTCTCGCCTTTCTTCATGGCTATTCCGGCATTCGCTACAGCTCCGGCTCTGGTATCTGTCGGCTTCCTGATGTTCACGACTGTCACCGGCATCGATTTCGCTGACCCGACGGAAGCATTCCCATGCTACCTGACTGTCATCGCGATGCCTTTCACCTACAGCATCGCAGAAGGCATCGCTTTCGGCATCATTTCCTACACGCTGATCAATCTGCTTGCAGGAAACCGCGCGAAGGTCAGCCTGCTGATGATGATCCTGACAGTACTCTTTGTCATGAAGTATATTTTCATCTGATTAGGCACTTTCGCCATTCAAGAAGGGGCTGTGACGAAATGACTGCTCATTTTGTCACAGCCCCTTTTTCAGGAGGTTATTTTGGCTTATGCTTTGATGTTCTTTGCCATCGGCATGGAACTGACAGGAACGACGCTTCTCAAGTATTCGCAGGGGTTCACGAAGCTTCTGCCGACGATCGGCTGCCTCGTTTCCTACTTCATCTGTTTCTTCTCATTTTCACGCGCGCTGAATGATCTGAATCTGGGCCTGGCGTATGCGACCTGGAGCGGCGTCGGCATTGTGGCCTCTGTCCTCATTTCCTGGTTCCTCTTCGGCGAAAAGCTGAACGGCTGGGGCATTTTCGCTGTCGCCATGATAATTATCGGGTGCATTATCCTGAACGTGTTCGGCACCGATCACTAGAAAGGAGTCTTATGAAATCTTCTTCGAAAGTTCTCTTTTCATTTCTTGCTTTCCTTCTTCTCTCCATCGAGGGCGCTTTTGCGGCCGCTCCGGAAATCACGGCGGATGCCGCCGTCATTTACGATCCTGCTGCCAAAGTATTCCTGTACGAAAAGAATGGGACGAAGAAGGAATATCCGGCCAGCATGACAAAGATCATGACGGCGATTCTCTCTTTTGAAAAGGCGACGCCCTACGATACGGTGAAGGTCAGCAGGAATGCCGCTGACATCGAATCAACGGCGCTGAACGGCGGCGAATGGATCGCGCTTGGCCAGCTCCGGAATCAGATGATGCTGATCTCGGATAACGGCGCGGCAACGGCAATCGGCGAGACGATTGCCGGCAACCTCCCCCGCTTCACGGACCTGATGAATGCGAAGGCGAAAGAAATCGGCGCAACGCATACCCATTTCGTCAATGCAAATGGCATGCCTGACCCGGATCATTACTCCACGGCTGAAGACATGGCAAAGATCGCGGCGTATGCGATGAAGAACCCGAAATTCCGCCAGCTGGTTGGAACCCGTGAAAAGCAGGTCCACTATATGCGCCCGAATGAAACGGTCACCTTCGGCAATACGAATGAGCTCCTCTACTCCTATCCGGGAGCGACGGGCATCAAGACGGGATACACCAGAGCGGCTGGCGGCTGCCTTGCAGCATCTGCTATCCGTGACGGCAAGGAACTCATCGTCATCGTCATGCATTCTCAGGATACGGACACGCGCTTCACGGAAGCTGCCAAGCTTCTCGACTACGGATTTGCTCTTGAAAAAGAGGGCGCTGTGAAGACGCCGGTGAAAGCACCTGGCAGGAAAGCAAAGAAAGCGGCGTAATAATACAAAAAGGACTGAGACAAAATGTGAAACCATTTCGTCTCAGTCTTTTTTTGCTGATATATTCGATTAGATGATTCTCCAACACATTTATATATTTGTATTATCTGAAAACCTCGCTGCGCTCGTGGTAATCAACCCTATCCACCGCAATTTTATATAACTACACCTCATCCGCGCAGCCACAGATAAAAGATAAGCTGCGCACCTTCCCCAGAAGGGAAGGCTTCACAAGGAATAAAGAAAAGATTACATGTCTTATTTGTTTTGGACCTTTTGAACCCCATCCCATACGCCCTTCCCCGTCTGGGAAGGCGAGTCGTTAATTCCCCGGATTTCTCCAGTCATTTCCTTTTTTATATATTCAGCTTTTCTCAGTCTATGAGTACCATGCCGTAGACGGGGAGTTTCTTGACGGGGCCGGTGAGCATTTCAGAGCGGTAGCCATTGTCTTTGATGAGGGCGAAGACGTCGATTCCGCAGGCTTCGAGCGACGGTCTTGCTTCCAGCGGATGGACGCAGTGCTTGAGGTTGCAGGTCTCGCAGAGGCGGCAGCGGCCGGCTTTCAGTGCGAAGGCTTTGTAGTAGTTCTTGAGCATGGCGCTTCTTTCTACCTTCAGCAGTACTTCGAGAAGGCCGTTTGTGACGCCTGTGTCGACTTTGGTCCAGTCTTTGCAGTCTTCTTCGGTGAGTGTGACGGTGTACTGGATGATGATGCCATTCTTGTATTCACTGATGAACTGTTTCATGAAAGGAAGCTCTGGCGTGTACGGCGGGCAGCAGAGCGTTTTCCCATAGTTCGGGCAGCCGAACTGGCACTTCATTCTTGGCCATGCAGCGAGTTTGACGCTGGCGATGTCGACTTTTTTCGCATCGGATGCACCTGCTTCTTTGGCCTCTTTGATCAGGTCCTGTAAATCTTGTTCAGTCATTATATCCTCCTTGGGTTTCCCAAATCCCATGCCGGTATTATTATTGTTATCCGGCTTTTCCTCTATTGTAGCACCGGAAGAGACCGTCTTACAGGGGAAACCGCTCAGGATTTCTTTTTCCAAAGCATCGAGAGAAGCTTCCAGAGCGGCAGCAGGTACAAGTAGAAGGCATAGGGAATGGATGCGAGGGGCGCGCTGGTCGCGGCGAGGACAATGGCGCAGGCAATGGACCATGGAATGACGGCAGGGATGACTATGGCCGTGTCTTCCAGGTCTTCGGCGAACTGTTCCTTATCCTTATTGAGCGTCCCGCAGAGCTGGGATGTAAGGATGACGGCGAGCGTCTGGCTGCAGGAAATGAGGCTTGTGATGATGGCGGAGAGGAGCGTTGCCGGATAATTACCGAAGCGGCGCGCAAAGGTTTCAAGTTTCCCATGGATGCCGTCCAGAAGTCCCGTTCCCTGGAAAATGCCGGAGAAGGAAGCGGAGAGGCAGACGATGGCGGCGACATGGAGCATGGAAACGATACCTCCCCCATTGACCATGGGCGAGAGTTCCGGGACAGGAGAAACGTAGCCGAAAATCATGATAAAAAGGATATTCCATGGATCCTGCGCCTGCTCAGTGTAGGAAAGAAGCGCCGCCAGAGCGATGCTGACGGCCATATTCGTCTTGACGGGTACGCGGAAGAAGCTCAGAAGGAGAATGGAAACGGCGGGCAG is a genomic window of Veillonellaceae bacterium containing:
- a CDS encoding multidrug efflux SMR transporter, coding for MAYALMFFAIGMELTGTTLLKYSQGFTKLLPTIGCLVSYFICFFSFSRALNDLNLGLAYATWSGVGIVASVLISWFLFGEKLNGWGIFAVAMIIIGCIILNVFGTDH
- a CDS encoding DUF2284 domain-containing protein, encoding MTEQDLQDLIKEAKEAGASDAKKVDIASVKLAAWPRMKCQFGCPNYGKTLCCPPYTPELPFMKQFISEYKNGIIIQYTVTLTEEDCKDWTKVDTGVTNGLLEVLLKVERSAMLKNYYKAFALKAGRCRLCETCNLKHCVHPLEARPSLEACGIDVFALIKDNGYRSEMLTGPVKKLPVYGMVLID
- a CDS encoding D-alanyl-D-alanine carboxypeptidase codes for the protein MKSSSKVLFSFLAFLLLSIEGAFAAAPEITADAAVIYDPAAKVFLYEKNGTKKEYPASMTKIMTAILSFEKATPYDTVKVSRNAADIESTALNGGEWIALGQLRNQMMLISDNGAATAIGETIAGNLPRFTDLMNAKAKEIGATHTHFVNANGMPDPDHYSTAEDMAKIAAYAMKNPKFRQLVGTREKQVHYMRPNETVTFGNTNELLYSYPGATGIKTGYTRAAGGCLAASAIRDGKELIVIVMHSQDTDTRFTEAAKLLDYGFALEKEGAVKTPVKAPGRKAKKAA